In the Rhodoferax fermentans genome, GTGAGCCACAACACGGTGCTGATCAGCAGCACATAAGGTGTCACCATGGCCAGATTGCCCACAATGGCGGCGACCTGTGAGCGCATCAAATGCGCCACCTCGTCAATAAATCGATCAATGGCACCGGGGTGGCCCAGGTCCTTGAGTTTGGCGGCCATGGCAGGTGCCGTCATGGCGGGTTGTTTGGTGGCCACCGTCCAATGCATCAGCTGGATCAGCACAAAACTCAGGGCGTAGTTCATACCCGCAAAAAAGCCACCCCAGAAGGCCGAGAGCCCCATGGAGAGCACCACAAACTTCATCATCGTGGTGATCGACATCACCGCACCGCCACCGGCCGCGTCACGCAGCATTTGGGTGTATTCGGCGCGGGTGCGCGTGATGTAGTGTTCCCCGGTTTCCGAGCTGCGTTCGGCCACCTTGGACGCCAGCATCGAGGAGTTGGCGGCAATCAGCGCGCGCACACTCAGGCGGTCTTGCCCCACACTGACCAGATGCCCCAGCAGCTGGGCCGTGTGTTGTTGGGGTGTGGCTGAAAACAGGCAGTCCAGCAGGGCGCGGATGCGTAGCGCACGTTCGCGCAGCTGGCGCAGCTGGAACACCAGGTTGACCGAGATGCCGTGGGCATCCAGATGGGTGTAGACCGAGGCCGCCGCATGGCGGCATTCATCGAGCTGTTTCTGGAAATGTTGCAGGGCCTGCTGGCAGTTGGCCGTGGCCTGCTGCGGGTTCTGGCGCCAGGTGACTTCCAGTGCCTCCAGGTCGGCGGCCAGGGCGTGGAACGGGCCAGACTGGCGCGCCAGCGCACTCATGCGCAGGCGCAGCTCGGGCGAAAAACCGGTGGCGCGGATTTGCCCGGTGCAAAAATGCAGCGCCTCCATCAGGGTGGCTTGCCAAGCCGTGGGTGCCGGGCTACCGGGCTCCGGGTTGGCAAACAGCGGGTGTTGCCAGGCCGTGCGTTTGGGGGCCGGCTCGGGCCCGGTTTGCAACAGATCGGCCAGGCGCGCCAGCAGATGGGCATCCAGGCTGCTGATCCACTCGGCATCAAAGGGGTGGTGCAGCACCAGTGCAAACAGGGTCGAGGCGTCATTGGTCTCGGGGGTGCCCGGCAGCAACTTCAGGCGCAGGCGCTCGGCCAGTTCGCTGGCAAAAGCGCTGCGGGTGGCAAAGCCGTGGTCGGCCAGCAAGGCGGTGGCGTCGACCGTCTCGAGCAGGGTCTGCCACCACTGTTGCAGCAGCGTCCGCGTGCCCTGGCGCTGTTGCAGCGCATCGAGCAGCAGCGCCAGTCTGGCGTGGGTGGTGGCCACCGAGCTGGCGTCACCCCGCAGCCATTCTGCCAGGCGGATCAGCCACAGGTGGCGTTGGACCAGGGGAACGTTCGGGTCGAGTTGCGCCAGCAGTTCGGGCAGGTCAATCGGGCGTTTCATGGGTGGTCAGTGCAAGGTGCGGCTGTCACCACCCGCACTCAGGGCATCGAGCACAAACATCGGCACGTCCACCTCAAACTTTTCACCATCCTCGGCCACACAAAAAAAGCTGCCGTGCATGGTGCCGGTGGGTGTGTTCAGGCGGGTGCCACTGGTGTATTCAAAAGCCTCACCGGGCTGCAGCAGCGGTTGGCGGCCGACCACCCCCAGGCCTTTGACCTTTTCGTGGTGACCATCGGCGTCGTTCACATTCCAGGTGCGCGAGATCAGCTGCGCGGCCACTGTGCCGGTGTTGCGCACCGCGATGCTGTAGGCAAAAAAGTACAGCCCCTGCTCAGGGTCGGACTGTTCGGGCAGGTAACGTGGCTTGACCTGGACGTGAAACTGGTAGGTGGGTGTGCTGGACATGGTGGGATGCTATCGTGAAATCCAGGCCCCAGCCTGCGGGCCAGGGCTTTCCTCTGTAACGGATTGAAAAACGGGCCTCCAGCCCAATTCAATAAAGGGTGAGTAGCTATTCATTCAGGAGCTACCAGTCGACCAGACTCAAGCCCACACTGAGCACCGTGCGGCGGCGGTTGTAGTCGATCAGCGAGTCGCCGTACCCCGAGAACAGCTGGGTGTGGAAGCGCAGGCCATTGGGCTGGCTGCTGTTGCCGGAGCTGCCTCCCAGGCGGCGCAGCCACTCCAGCTTGACCGAGCCGTTGGCCTGCTCACGCAGCGAGTGGCGCAGTGTCAGTC is a window encoding:
- a CDS encoding site-specific recombinase, whose translation is MKRPIDLPELLAQLDPNVPLVQRHLWLIRLAEWLRGDASSVATTHARLALLLDALQQRQGTRTLLQQWWQTLLETVDATALLADHGFATRSAFASELAERLRLKLLPGTPETNDASTLFALVLHHPFDAEWISSLDAHLLARLADLLQTGPEPAPKRTAWQHPLFANPEPGSPAPTAWQATLMEALHFCTGQIRATGFSPELRLRMSALARQSGPFHALAADLEALEVTWRQNPQQATANCQQALQHFQKQLDECRHAAASVYTHLDAHGISVNLVFQLRQLRERALRIRALLDCLFSATPQQHTAQLLGHLVSVGQDRLSVRALIAANSSMLASKVAERSSETGEHYITRTRAEYTQMLRDAAGGGAVMSITTMMKFVVLSMGLSAFWGGFFAGMNYALSFVLIQLMHWTVATKQPAMTAPAMAAKLKDLGHPGAIDRFIDEVAHLMRSQVAAIVGNLAMVTPYVLLISTVLWLTLGRPMIDAATAQHVLHDLTLLGPTALFAAGTGVLLFASSIIAGWTENWFVLQRLDSALRYNPRITSVLGVARADRWASFMRNNISGLTANISLGLMLGLVPAFAGFVGLGLEVRHVTLSTGQLAAAASSLGADIFYMPAFWWCLAAVACTGVLNVAVSFYLAFLLALRAHNVSGVQRSAIYAALRHRLRHQLRSFFLPVPEPVASTPSEPTTPAAASPGHAAPQISGQDSAHG
- the apaG gene encoding Co2+/Mg2+ efflux protein ApaG is translated as MSSTPTYQFHVQVKPRYLPEQSDPEQGLYFFAYSIAVRNTGTVAAQLISRTWNVNDADGHHEKVKGLGVVGRQPLLQPGEAFEYTSGTRLNTPTGTMHGSFFCVAEDGEKFEVDVPMFVLDALSAGGDSRTLH